The Spirosoma foliorum genome has a window encoding:
- a CDS encoding DoxX family protein has protein sequence MASQQPSKALHISLWIIQVILAATFIWAAAMKLFQPIDQLANMWPWVGQIPVAFVKFTGLVDLLGAVGLILPAWLRIKPQLTPIAALGTVVLMICASIFHITRGEASVIGVNIVFAVLAAFIAWGRFTKAPIAEK, from the coding sequence ATGGCAAGCCAACAACCGTCAAAAGCACTACACATTTCCCTCTGGATTATACAAGTAATTCTGGCAGCTACATTCATTTGGGCAGCCGCCATGAAACTGTTTCAGCCTATTGATCAGTTAGCCAACATGTGGCCCTGGGTCGGTCAGATTCCGGTAGCCTTCGTAAAATTTACTGGCTTGGTCGACTTATTGGGTGCTGTTGGATTGATTCTGCCAGCATGGCTTCGCATCAAACCGCAACTAACGCCCATTGCCGCTTTAGGGACCGTAGTGTTAATGATCTGCGCCAGTATTTTTCACATTACCCGAGGAGAAGCATCGGTCATTGGTGTAAACATCGTTTTCGCCGTTCTTGCGGCTTTTATTGCGTGGGGCCGTTTTACGAAGGCACCGATCGCTGAAAAATGA
- a CDS encoding winged helix-turn-helix transcriptional regulator, translating to MLLKGGCPKTALSIKDALEALEGRWKLLILFALSTGDKRFKQLSREVPGITDKTLSKELKSLEANKLIQRDVHDTFPPTVAYSITEHGKSLEKVMDELHYWGLAHRKEIMGT from the coding sequence ATGTTACTCAAAGGTGGATGTCCAAAAACAGCTCTTTCCATCAAGGATGCCTTAGAAGCGCTGGAAGGCAGATGGAAATTACTCATATTATTTGCGTTATCGACAGGCGATAAGCGCTTTAAGCAGCTTTCGAGAGAAGTGCCTGGTATTACCGACAAAACACTGTCGAAAGAATTGAAAAGCCTGGAAGCCAACAAATTAATTCAACGCGATGTCCACGATACGTTCCCACCCACGGTAGCGTATTCCATAACCGAACACGGAAAATCACTGGAGAAAGTGATGGATGAACTTCATTATTGGGGATTAGCGCATCGCAAAGAGATAATGGGAACGTAA
- a CDS encoding short chain dehydrogenase codes for MKIIIIGATGTIGKHVVSALEKDNEILKVGSKSGDMQVDITNPDSIKNLFEQAGPFDALISTTGDGHFGPLPKMTDADFRIGLNSKLMGQVNLVLIGQHYINPKGSFTLTSGSLADDPIVLGASVSTINGALDSFVRAAAIELEQGVRINTVAPGVVEESPGYFPFFPGHIPVSMHRVAQAYVKSVLGAQTGQTYKVV; via the coding sequence ATGAAAATTATCATTATTGGCGCTACGGGTACCATCGGTAAGCACGTAGTCAGCGCGTTAGAAAAAGACAATGAAATCCTGAAAGTAGGCTCAAAAAGCGGGGATATGCAGGTAGACATTACCAATCCTGATTCCATTAAAAACCTGTTCGAACAGGCTGGTCCGTTCGATGCGCTCATCAGCACGACGGGCGATGGTCATTTTGGCCCGTTACCCAAAATGACTGATGCTGATTTTAGAATTGGCTTAAACAGCAAACTAATGGGTCAGGTCAATCTGGTATTGATTGGTCAGCATTATATCAACCCCAAAGGATCGTTTACGTTAACATCAGGCAGTTTGGCCGACGACCCTATTGTACTGGGTGCGTCGGTCAGCACAATCAATGGGGCGCTGGATTCGTTTGTACGGGCGGCTGCCATCGAGCTTGAACAGGGTGTACGTATCAACACCGTAGCACCAGGTGTCGTTGAAGAATCACCAGGCTATTTCCCGTTTTTCCCAGGTCATATTCCTGTATCCATGCACCGCGTAGCGCAGGCCTATGTTAAGAGCGTATTAGGCGCACAAACCGGTCAGACGTATAAAGTGGTTTAG
- a CDS encoding winged helix-turn-helix transcriptional regulator, producing METEKINYHSAEECPITATIDVIGGKWKPPIIWLLLKGPMRFGELHKTIPGMALKVLSRQLKELEADGIVVRRAYPEVPPRVEYSLSEKGETLRAVMFMLSDWSRKNILGEKV from the coding sequence ATGGAAACCGAGAAAATAAATTACCACAGTGCAGAAGAATGTCCGATAACGGCTACGATTGATGTAATAGGCGGTAAGTGGAAACCACCTATTATCTGGCTATTACTAAAAGGGCCGATGCGTTTTGGCGAACTTCATAAAACGATTCCGGGTATGGCCTTGAAGGTTTTATCAAGACAATTGAAAGAACTGGAAGCCGATGGTATTGTGGTTCGCAGAGCCTATCCAGAAGTCCCCCCTCGGGTAGAATACTCGTTGAGCGAAAAAGGCGAAACGCTCAGAGCGGTTATGTTTATGTTATCGGACTGGAGCCGGAAGAATATTTTAGGGGAGAAAGTATAA
- a CDS encoding MFS transporter has translation MAKSVSLSTQSQNWVLAAMILASSMASIDASALNVALPAIQRSLNADATQLVWVVNAYALMLAALILVGGALGDHLGRKKIMLVGISLFVGCSAACAVAPSIEWLIAARTGQGLGGALLIPGSLAIITALFDDKQRGKAIGTWSAAGALTGLAGPLLGGLLAGEGLWRVVFLLNIPLGLAAWAIIYRSVPENRDESANGPVDYIGGGAASLGLASLTYSFTMWSTLGPAQPAVYGTLIGGIIGLTGFVWYEMRQPRPLVPMSLFSVGAFAGTNLLTLFLYGALSIVSFFLSLNLVQLQGYRPALAGLAFMPLPLPLILLSRWVGKLSDQYGPRQLLISGPIVTGLGFLGLSLIGLTKGASDYWLTFMPCVLTMGIGLTLTVAPLTNTVMGAVPNHYAGTASGINNAVARAAAVLALAVAGSVVLATFRHQLRLQIDGLPLPAAVVEDLQAKSSQLGGTPIPAGISASGRASVHRAIQLAFLHSFQVIMWVCTGLAWLSAIMAAFWVKRRQKKPRPPVNQ, from the coding sequence ATGGCCAAATCGGTTAGTCTTTCAACGCAATCGCAGAATTGGGTGCTGGCGGCCATGATTCTGGCATCTAGTATGGCCTCTATCGATGCGTCTGCGTTAAACGTAGCGCTACCTGCTATTCAGCGTAGCCTGAATGCCGATGCTACACAACTGGTTTGGGTTGTCAATGCCTATGCCCTCATGCTGGCGGCCCTAATTCTGGTGGGCGGTGCACTGGGCGATCATCTGGGCCGGAAGAAAATAATGCTTGTTGGGATCAGTCTGTTTGTTGGGTGTTCGGCTGCCTGTGCGGTTGCTCCTTCCATCGAGTGGCTTATTGCAGCACGTACTGGACAAGGACTAGGGGGAGCTTTACTCATACCCGGAAGTCTAGCCATTATTACTGCCTTATTTGATGATAAGCAACGAGGCAAAGCTATTGGTACCTGGTCTGCGGCTGGTGCCCTTACAGGACTGGCTGGCCCTTTGCTGGGTGGATTGCTGGCTGGAGAAGGACTATGGAGAGTCGTTTTCTTATTGAATATACCACTTGGGTTGGCAGCATGGGCAATTATTTATCGAAGCGTTCCTGAAAACCGGGATGAATCGGCGAACGGGCCCGTCGATTATATAGGCGGAGGAGCAGCGTCGCTGGGTCTGGCCAGTTTAACCTACAGTTTCACTATGTGGTCGACGTTGGGACCTGCCCAACCGGCTGTATATGGAACACTGATTGGAGGGATTATCGGCCTGACTGGGTTCGTCTGGTATGAGATGCGTCAACCGCGGCCACTGGTGCCCATGTCGTTATTCAGCGTAGGCGCGTTTGCCGGTACTAACTTATTGACCCTCTTTTTATACGGTGCCCTCAGCATTGTCTCTTTTTTCTTATCCCTGAATCTAGTACAACTGCAAGGCTACCGTCCGGCGCTGGCGGGATTAGCGTTTATGCCGTTACCCTTGCCCTTAATTTTACTTTCTCGTTGGGTAGGTAAGCTATCCGATCAGTATGGCCCTCGGCAACTTTTAATTTCGGGCCCTATCGTTACTGGTCTGGGATTTTTAGGCCTCTCGCTGATAGGACTTACAAAAGGGGCTTCTGACTACTGGCTCACTTTTATGCCGTGCGTGCTAACAATGGGCATTGGGCTAACACTCACGGTAGCCCCACTGACCAATACCGTAATGGGCGCTGTTCCGAATCATTATGCAGGCACAGCATCGGGAATAAATAATGCCGTTGCTCGTGCCGCTGCCGTATTAGCATTGGCAGTCGCCGGATCGGTGGTTCTGGCGACATTCCGACATCAGTTGAGGCTACAAATCGACGGGCTACCTTTGCCTGCGGCTGTTGTTGAGGATTTACAAGCCAAATCTAGTCAGCTGGGAGGCACACCGATTCCGGCCGGAATTTCTGCATCAGGGCGAGCATCCGTACATCGGGCTATTCAACTGGCTTTCCTGCATAGTTTTCAGGTGATTATGTGGGTCTGTACTGGGCTAGCGTGGCTGAGTGCCATCATGGCTGCTTTTTGGGTGAAGCGTCGCCAGAAAAAGCCGCGTCCCCCCGTTAACCAATAA